A DNA window from Salvelinus namaycush isolate Seneca chromosome 30, SaNama_1.0, whole genome shotgun sequence contains the following coding sequences:
- the LOC120024768 gene encoding cell migration-inducing and hyaluronan-binding protein-like, giving the protein SYQVKDVVGYDALGHCFFTEDGPEERNTFDHCLGLMIRAGTLLPSDRDSKMCRDITQGAFPGYVANPRQDCSATSTFWIANPNNNLINCAAAGSEETGFWFLFHHVPTGASEGMYSPGRTEHTPMGQFTNNRAHSNYRAGMILDNGVKTTQANDKDKRPFLSLVGARYGPHQDADPFKPRVPALIHHFVAYKNQDHGAWLRGGDVWLDDCQFADNGIGLTLASGGTFPDDDGSRQEVKNSLFVGESDNRGMPIPDNRIWGPGGPDLNGRTLPRGVDFPIRGMQIYDGPINVQNCTFRKYIALDGRHTSAFGFRLNNSWQSCPNNNVTDITFDNVPITSRVFFGEPGPWFNKMQMDGDKTTIFHDVDGSVSEYPGAFLVKEDNWLLRHPDCIDVPDWRAAICSGHYAQIYIQTRNPASLNMQMVKDEYPDRPLTLEGALGKRKHYQQFQPVVTLGKGYTVHWDQAAPAEITVWLINFNRNDWINVGFCYPPGTTFTIISDIHNRLTKQTRKTGVFMRTTQRDKINQSHLSRGYYYWEEDTGLLFLRVKAHNEKEDFAFCSVKGCERVKITAVIPKGSGPSDCMTQAYPLHAEMPIVDVPMPRKLPSAKLRTTDHFLEVKLESYNTRFFHIKEDFAYTEVNGRKLYQPDDGVQLTVMDGHDGRLVESKGFRNSILQGVPAQIEGYVNNLTDNSIVIITSKGRLVTRGPWTRILELLGADKTLKLRDKLTFVGFKGTFRPDWVRMEVDEERAKIHQVLPIPVVKKIKL; this is encoded by the exons CGCTACGTCCACCTTTTGGATTGCCAACCCCAATAACAACCTCATCAACTGTGCAGCAGCAGGCTCAGAG GAGACAGGTTTCTGGTTCCTCTTCCACCATGTGCCTACGGGAGCCTCTGAGGGCATGTATTCTCCTGGTCGCACCGAACACACACCTATGGGCCAGTTCACCAACAATAGGGCCCACTCCAACTACAgg GCTGGGATGATCCTAGACAACGGTGTAAAGACCACACAGGCCAATGACAAGGACAAGAGACCCTTCCTTTCTCTAGTGGGAGCAAG atatgGACCCCACCAGGATGCGGATCCCTTCAAGCCCCGTGTCCCAGCTCTCATCCACCATTTTGTGGCCTACAAGAACCAGGACCACGGAGCCTGGCTGAGGGGAGGAGATGTCTGGCTGGACGACTGCCA attTGCTGATAATGGAATTGGCCTAACACTGGCTAG TGGTGGTACATTCCCTGATGACGATGGTTCTCGTCAGGAGGTGAAGAACAGTCTGTTTGTTGGGGAGAGTGACAACAGGGGCATGCCCATTCCTGACAACCGTATCTGGGGTCCCGGGGGACCCGACCTCAATGGGAGGACCCTGCCTCGAGGAGT tgacttcCCTATCCGCGGCATGCAGATCTACGACGGGCCCATCAACGTGCAGAACTGCACCTTCAGAAAGTACATTGCCCTGGACGGTCGACACACCAGCGCCTTCGGGTTCAGACTCAACAACTCCTGGCAGAGCTGCCCTAACAACAACGTCACCGACATCACCTTCGACAATGTgcct ATAACGTCCCGGGTGTTTTTCGGCGAGCCCGGCCCATGGTTTAACAAGATGCAGATGGACGGTGACAAGACCACGATATTCCACGATGTGGACGGCTCGGTCAGTGAGTACCCTGGAGCCTTCCTGGTCAAAGAGGACAACTGGTTACTGAGACACCCTGACTGTATTGACGTGCCTGACTGGAGGGCTGCCATCTGTAGTGGGCATTATGCACAG ATCTACATACAGACACGTAACCCTGCCAGTCTGAACATGCAGATGGTAAAGGATGAGTACCCTGACAGACCCCTGACACTAGAGGGCGCTCTGGGCAAGAGGAAGCACTACCAGCAGTTCCAGCCCGTGGTCACCCTGGGTAAGGGCTACACTGTACACTGGGACCAGGCTGCTCCTGCAGAGATCACTGTGTGGCTCATCAACTTCAACAG gaacGACTGGATCAACGTGGGCTTCTGCTACCCGCCAGGCACCACCTTCACGATCATCTCGGACATCCACAACCGGTTGACCAAGCAGACAAGGAAGACCGGTGTGTTCATGAggaccacacagagagacaagatCAACCAGTCTCACCTGTCCCGAGGCTATTACTACTGGGAGGAAGATACCGG cCTGCTGTTTCTCCGAGTGAAGGCCCACAATGAGAAGGAGGACTTTGCCTTCTGTTCAGTGAAGGGCTGTGAGAGGGTTAAAATCACAGCCGTTATCCCTAAGGGCAGCGGCCCCAGTGACTGCATGACACAGGCCTACCCCCTGCACGCAGAGATGCCCATCGTAGATGTGCCCATGCCAAGGAAACTGCCCAGCGCCAAGCTG CGCACCACAGACCACTTCCTAGAGGTCAAGCTGGAGTCCTACAACACACGCTTCTTCCACATCAAGGAGGACTTCGCCtacacagag GTTAACGGCAGGAAGTTGTACCAGCCAGATGATGGGGTGCAGCTGACGGTGATGGACGGCCATGATGGGAGACTGGTGGAGAGCAAAGGCTTCAGGAACTCCATACTGCAGGGTGTACCTGCCCAGATAGAGGGCTATGTTAACAACCTGACAGACaa CTCTATCGTCATAATAACGTCTAAGGGTCGTCTGGTGACTCGGGGCCCCTGGACCAGAATACTGGAACTCCTCGGAGCTGACAAGACCCTCaagttgagag ACAAGCTCACGTTTGTAGGCTTCAAGGGCACTTTTCGACCTGACTGGGTCCGTATGGAGGTGGATGAGGAGAGAGCTAAGATCCATCAAGTCCTCCCTATCCCTGTGGTCAAGAAGATTAAgctatga